Proteins encoded by one window of Deltaproteobacteria bacterium:
- a CDS encoding MMPL family transporter, with amino-acid sequence MPDAPNTAPTNPFTAFLERGLFTRRGLVIAVFALVTLAMGWFAGQLRVDAGFFKLVPLKHEYMQTFLKHQDQFGSADQVVIAITARDGDMFTPEFFAVLKQVTDAMFFLPGIDRTQVFSILTPNVRYIEVVEDGIIAGNVLPASFKATEADLARVRENAIKAGVVGRLVANDFTGAIVSGRLQEFDPNTGKRLDYLDVAGQLEEIRAKAQANAPVHVHVIGFAKLVGDIAAGAARVITFFGITFLITALFVYLYTRSVRLTIPPLVCSLVAVVWQLGTVTALGFGIDPMSILVPFLVFAVGVSHGVQMVSAVRAEVVAGAAGLDAARASFRRLLLPGAVALASDSVGFITISFIEVQVIRETAITASLGIVAIILTNLALLPVLLSYFRMSEAQRQAATKRDGVLRPLWSRVARLAHRGPAAVTVGLAAALVAVGAFYAVQVKVGDSHQGVPELRAESVYNQDIAVITERFKIGVDVLTVFAETVPDGCIDYDVLTTLDEFTWHVRNVEGVQSVVSLASVAGNINAGWNEGNLKWRTLPRNRHSLVQSVSPVPTSSGLINNDCSVLPVRIYTTDHKAETIQRVVDATKEFERRNTVERIRFHLAGGNVGVMAATNEEVDASQFPILGYVFAGVILLCLLSFRSVAATVCIIVPLAAVSLLAYGLMAILEIGLKISTLPVVALGVGIGVDYAIYIYGRLRTHLEEGLDFATAYERTLNITGAGVVLTGLTLAAGVGTWCVAPLKFQADMGIVMMFMFLVNMIAAVVLLPALGAWLVRPKPAQKKSIQA; translated from the coding sequence ATGCCGGACGCACCCAATACCGCCCCGACCAACCCGTTCACCGCCTTCCTCGAGCGCGGGCTCTTCACGCGGCGCGGACTCGTCATCGCCGTCTTCGCGCTCGTCACCCTTGCCATGGGCTGGTTCGCGGGGCAGTTGCGCGTGGATGCCGGGTTCTTCAAGCTCGTGCCCCTCAAGCACGAGTACATGCAGACCTTCCTCAAGCACCAGGATCAGTTCGGCAGCGCCGACCAGGTGGTGATCGCGATCACGGCGCGAGACGGGGACATGTTCACACCCGAGTTCTTCGCCGTGCTGAAACAGGTCACCGACGCAATGTTCTTCCTGCCCGGCATCGACCGCACCCAGGTCTTTTCCATTCTCACGCCCAACGTGCGCTACATCGAGGTGGTGGAGGACGGGATCATCGCGGGCAACGTGCTGCCCGCGAGCTTCAAAGCCACCGAGGCCGACCTCGCCCGGGTGCGCGAGAACGCCATCAAGGCCGGCGTCGTCGGCAGGCTGGTGGCCAACGACTTCACCGGCGCCATCGTCAGCGGCCGGTTGCAGGAGTTCGACCCCAACACCGGCAAGCGCCTCGACTACCTCGACGTCGCCGGCCAGCTCGAAGAGATCCGCGCCAAGGCGCAGGCGAACGCCCCGGTCCACGTGCACGTCATCGGCTTCGCCAAGCTCGTGGGCGATATCGCCGCGGGCGCCGCGCGGGTCATCACGTTCTTCGGCATCACCTTCCTGATCACAGCCCTGTTTGTGTACCTCTACACGCGGTCGGTGCGTCTCACGATCCCGCCACTGGTCTGCTCGCTGGTGGCGGTGGTGTGGCAGCTCGGCACGGTCACCGCGCTGGGCTTCGGCATCGATCCCATGTCCATCCTCGTGCCCTTCCTGGTGTTCGCGGTGGGGGTCAGCCACGGGGTGCAGATGGTGAGCGCGGTGCGCGCCGAGGTGGTGGCGGGCGCAGCCGGCCTGGACGCCGCGCGCGCCAGCTTCCGGCGTCTGCTGCTGCCCGGGGCGGTGGCGCTGGCGTCGGACTCGGTGGGCTTCATCACCATCTCGTTCATCGAAGTCCAGGTCATCCGGGAGACGGCCATCACCGCCAGCCTCGGCATCGTGGCCATCATTCTCACCAACCTGGCGCTGTTGCCGGTGCTGCTGTCGTACTTCCGCATGAGCGAGGCCCAGCGGCAAGCCGCGACCAAGCGCGACGGCGTCCTGCGGCCGTTGTGGTCAAGGGTGGCGCGGCTGGCGCACCGGGGACCCGCCGCGGTGACGGTGGGACTGGCCGCGGCGCTCGTGGCCGTGGGGGCCTTCTACGCGGTGCAGGTCAAGGTGGGCGACAGTCACCAGGGCGTGCCCGAGCTGCGCGCGGAGTCGGTGTACAACCAGGACATCGCCGTCATCACCGAGCGCTTCAAGATCGGCGTCGACGTGCTCACGGTGTTCGCGGAGACCGTGCCGGACGGCTGCATCGACTACGACGTGCTCACCACCCTGGACGAGTTCACCTGGCACGTGCGCAACGTGGAGGGGGTCCAGTCCGTGGTGAGCCTGGCCAGCGTCGCGGGCAACATCAACGCCGGCTGGAACGAAGGCAATCTCAAGTGGCGCACGCTGCCGCGGAACCGCCACAGCCTGGTGCAGTCGGTGTCGCCGGTGCCCACCAGCAGCGGCCTCATCAACAACGACTGCAGCGTGCTGCCGGTGCGCATCTACACCACCGACCACAAGGCCGAGACCATCCAGCGCGTCGTCGACGCCACCAAGGAGTTCGAGCGCCGGAACACCGTGGAGCGCATCCGCTTCCACCTCGCGGGCGGGAACGTCGGCGTCATGGCCGCCACCAACGAGGAGGTGGACGCGTCGCAGTTCCCGATCCTGGGCTACGTCTTCGCCGGGGTCATCCTCCTGTGCCTGCTCTCGTTCCGTTCGGTGGCCGCCACCGTGTGCATCATCGTGCCGCTGGCCGCGGTGTCGCTCCTGGCCTACGGGCTCATGGCCATCCTGGAGATCGGCCTCAAGATCTCGACCCTGCCGGTCGTGGCGCTGGGGGTGGGGATCGGCGTGGACTACGCCATCTACATCTACGGGCGGCTGCGCACCCACCTGGAAGAAGGGCTCGACTTCGCCACCGCCTACGAGCGCACCCTCAACATCACCGGCGCCGGCGTGGTGCTCACCGGTCTCACCCTGGCCGCGGGCGTGGGCACCTGGTGTGTCGCCCCGCTCAAGTTCCAGGCGGACATGGGCATCGTGATGATGTTCATGTTCCTGGTGAACATGATCGCCGCCGTGGTGCTGCTGCCGGCCCTGGGCGCATGGCTGGTGCGTCCCAAACCGGCACAGAAGAAGAGCATCCAAGCCTGA
- a CDS encoding glutathione S-transferase family protein translates to MSIQLYYAPVTCAMAPYITLTEAGADFEVKALNFRAGQNRTEDYMKLNPKHKVPLLMVDGKTLTENVAIQVWISRRFPEAKLLPSDPWDEVKAISIMSWCASGIHPYLSRINSPAKVCDVAETEESVSRIAAEFLAETNGIAEAMLEGREYFFDHFTAPDAHFFWCVRRSTQFDIDLKPYPNVRAHFARMQTRPSVQKLLAFEKETQQSFAA, encoded by the coding sequence ATGAGCATCCAACTGTATTACGCACCCGTCACTTGCGCGATGGCGCCCTACATCACGTTGACCGAGGCGGGGGCGGATTTCGAGGTCAAGGCACTGAACTTCCGGGCGGGACAGAACCGCACCGAGGATTACATGAAGCTCAACCCCAAGCACAAGGTGCCGCTTCTGATGGTGGACGGGAAGACGCTGACCGAAAACGTGGCCATTCAGGTCTGGATCTCACGGCGCTTCCCGGAAGCGAAGCTGCTGCCATCGGATCCCTGGGACGAGGTCAAGGCGATCTCCATCATGTCGTGGTGCGCGTCGGGCATCCACCCGTACCTGAGCCGCATCAACTCGCCCGCCAAGGTGTGCGACGTGGCGGAGACCGAGGAGAGCGTGTCCCGCATCGCGGCCGAGTTCCTGGCAGAGACCAACGGCATCGCCGAGGCAATGCTGGAGGGGCGCGAGTACTTCTTCGATCACTTCACCGCGCCGGACGCGCACTTCTTCTGGTGCGTGCGCCGCAGCACCCAGTTCGACATCGACCTGAAGCCCTACCCCAACGTCCGGGCGCATTTCGCGCGCATGCAGACCCGCCCCAGCGTCCAGAAGCTGCTGGCCTTCGAGAAGGAGACCCAGCAGTCCTTCGCGGCGTAA
- a CDS encoding YCF48-related protein, with amino-acid sequence MIETRGHLSLLRYCIHHLRCSPTALLPALFLCLCLTAQAAGDTKPAVQAPLAATTLLLDATTAGDRIIAVGQRGHILLSDDGETWKQAQVPVRALLTAVHMHDAATGWAVGHDAVILRTDDTGDTWRLVHRAPDEERPLLDVWFRDKETGFAVGAYGYFLATRDGGATWTSRAISQDDFHLNEIVPAGAERLFLAAEAGVVYRSDDGGGTWRELASPYTGSWYGALVLDADRLLLLGLRGHLFRSEDAGASWTRVATDTTATLTDAARLPSGHLVLTGLEGVILTSRDGGRSVSTTRLRSRQGIASALALPDGGVLLTGEFGVRRLSSLESLPKSE; translated from the coding sequence ATGATAGAAACCCGCGGGCATCTGTCCCTGCTTCGTTATTGCATACATCATCTCCGTTGCAGCCCGACGGCCCTGCTGCCGGCTCTGTTCCTGTGCCTGTGCCTGACCGCTCAGGCCGCCGGAGACACCAAACCGGCCGTCCAGGCACCCTTGGCCGCGACCACCCTGCTGCTCGACGCCACCACCGCCGGTGACCGCATCATCGCGGTGGGCCAGCGCGGCCACATCCTCCTCTCCGACGACGGTGAAACCTGGAAGCAGGCCCAGGTGCCCGTGCGCGCCCTGCTCACCGCGGTGCACATGCACGACGCGGCCACCGGCTGGGCGGTGGGGCACGACGCGGTCATCCTCCGCACGGACGACACCGGCGACACCTGGCGGCTCGTGCACCGCGCGCCCGACGAGGAACGCCCCCTCCTGGACGTCTGGTTCCGCGACAAGGAGACCGGCTTCGCCGTGGGCGCCTACGGCTACTTCCTGGCCACGCGTGACGGCGGCGCCACATGGACCTCCCGCGCCATCAGCCAGGACGACTTCCACCTGAACGAGATCGTGCCCGCGGGAGCGGAACGCCTGTTCCTCGCCGCGGAGGCCGGGGTCGTGTACCGGTCCGACGACGGCGGCGGCACGTGGCGCGAGCTGGCCTCGCCCTACACCGGATCGTGGTACGGCGCCCTGGTGCTGGATGCGGACCGCCTTCTGCTGCTGGGGCTCCGCGGGCACCTGTTCCGCTCCGAGGACGCGGGCGCGAGTTGGACGCGCGTGGCCACCGACACTACCGCGACCCTCACGGACGCGGCCCGCTTGCCGTCCGGCCACCTGGTCCTCACCGGCCTCGAAGGGGTCATCCTGACCAGCCGGGACGGCGGCCGCAGCGTGTCCACCACGCGCCTCCGCTCACGCCAGGGCATCGCGTCCGCGTTGGCCCTGCCCGACGGCGGCGTGCTGTTGACCGGGGAGTTCGGCGTCCGGCGCCTGTCCAGCCTGGAATCGCTCCCCAAGTCCGAGTAG